In one window of Rhizobium sp. ACO-34A DNA:
- a CDS encoding glycosidase, with translation MTRRARRSAHGRPLPDGPAPFTTLVELTFQKQKVEHWIRFGRKSYEQIIDRRRSVVGFAPESIFAFVRWESGEHGTVISRIDIVRAIGRGEPFQTLPFVRPGGDILLRLDGWPKVQRALAVIDAVEALGLDPADVSPDYWRHAHNRLTANLEPSAYTPERHAAWFGRRRIEP, from the coding sequence ATGACCCGTCGCGCCCGTCGCAGCGCGCACGGCCGTCCGCTGCCGGACGGACCCGCGCCCTTCACCACATTGGTCGAGCTAACGTTCCAGAAGCAGAAGGTCGAGCACTGGATACGCTTCGGCCGCAAGAGCTACGAACAGATCATCGACCGTCGCCGAAGCGTCGTCGGCTTCGCACCGGAAAGCATCTTCGCCTTCGTCCGCTGGGAGTCGGGCGAGCACGGCACGGTCATCTCGCGCATCGACATCGTGCGCGCCATCGGCCGAGGCGAGCCGTTCCAGACGTTGCCCTTCGTCCGGCCAGGCGGCGACATCCTGTTGCGCCTCGACGGCTGGCCGAAAGTCCAGCGCGCGCTTGCCGTCATCGACGCCGTGGAAGCGCTCGGCCTCGATCCGGCCGACGTGTCGCCGGACTACTGGCGGCACGCGCATAACCGACTGACCGCCAATCTGGAGCCGAGCGCCTACACGCCGGAGCGACATGCCGCGTGGTTCGGGCGTCGGAGGATCGAGCCATGA
- a CDS encoding S26 family signal peptidase, whose product MTRRRYLAVTALAILGIAGASAIETPTKLIWNATASAPIGFYTVDPADRIVVPELVAVMPPEPLAAFMVERGYVARDVPLLKRVLGLPGQRVCRTGRTITVDGIEMGAALERDRIGRELPVWQGCRVIGDGEIFLMNWEVRDSLDGRYFGPIPASSVIGRALPLWTDEEGGGRYEWRAPTH is encoded by the coding sequence ATGACGCGCCGCCGCTATCTCGCGGTGACGGCGCTGGCGATCCTGGGCATTGCCGGCGCAAGCGCCATCGAGACGCCGACTAAACTCATCTGGAACGCTACGGCCAGCGCGCCGATAGGCTTCTACACCGTCGATCCGGCCGACCGGATCGTGGTGCCCGAACTGGTCGCCGTCATGCCGCCCGAGCCGCTCGCCGCCTTCATGGTCGAGCGCGGCTATGTCGCGCGCGACGTGCCGCTGTTGAAGCGCGTCCTTGGCCTTCCGGGGCAGCGGGTCTGCCGCACGGGCCGCACGATCACGGTGGACGGGATCGAGATGGGCGCTGCGCTGGAGCGCGACCGGATCGGCCGCGAACTGCCCGTCTGGCAAGGCTGTCGCGTTATCGGCGATGGCGAAATCTTCCTCATGAATTGGGAAGTCCGAGACAGCCTCGACGGCCGCTATTTCGGACCCATCCCCGCAAGCTCTGTCATCGGCCGAGCGCTCCCGCTCTGGACCGATGAGGAAGGCGGCGGCCGCTACGAGTGGCGCGCGCCGACGCACTGA
- a CDS encoding DUF2285 domain-containing protein yields MPVPVELDPDVDDLAPVGNDITPYDEQHYVTYLRLLDAKTEGADWKEVARIVLHRDPVGEETRTRLCWESHLARAQWLSREGYRRILEQAVAAER; encoded by the coding sequence ATGCCAGTGCCAGTCGAACTCGATCCCGATGTGGACGATCTAGCGCCAGTGGGAAACGACATCACGCCCTATGACGAACAGCACTACGTCACCTATTTGCGCCTTCTCGACGCCAAGACGGAAGGCGCAGACTGGAAGGAAGTTGCGCGAATCGTCCTGCACCGTGATCCGGTCGGCGAAGAAACACGAACCCGACTATGCTGGGAAAGTCACCTAGCGCGCGCTCAATGGCTTTCGCGCGAGGGATACAGGCGGATATTGGAACAGGCCGTCGCAGCGGAACGCTGA
- a CDS encoding DNA-binding protein yields MRHNADLPPRLLRTQEAARFLGISIRTLEKHRTYGTGPTYRKIGGRVLYAVPDLEAWTAKGVRKSTRDQNAGMIFPARPLTPEERGER; encoded by the coding sequence ATCCGCCACAACGCGGACCTGCCGCCGCGCCTGTTACGCACACAGGAAGCCGCGCGCTTCCTCGGCATTTCCATCCGCACCCTTGAGAAGCATCGCACCTACGGGACCGGCCCGACCTATCGAAAGATCGGCGGCCGTGTCCTCTACGCCGTCCCCGATCTGGAAGCCTGGACCGCAAAAGGCGTCCGCAAATCCACCCGCGACCAGAACGCCGGCATGATTTTTCCCGCGCGTCCGCTAACGCCCGAAGAGCGCGGCGAGCGCTGA